Proteins co-encoded in one Solea senegalensis isolate Sse05_10M linkage group LG8, IFAPA_SoseM_1, whole genome shotgun sequence genomic window:
- the LOC122773914 gene encoding LOW QUALITY PROTEIN: extracellular calcium-sensing receptor-like (The sequence of the model RefSeq protein was modified relative to this genomic sequence to represent the inferred CDS: deleted 2 bases in 1 codon): MTSTQRWPEQGWALLQLLLVASFSVAEELLCRQRGDPENPQLLKDGDIMLGGLFSFHSSWKNRREDFTHKPSPLECTSLNFRGFQFAQAMRFAIEEINNSTDLLPAISLGYKFFDTCSSVARGVRAALALANADEVTSAPSKTPCARPAQVLAIMGETSSSLSMPIATVIGPFHIPMISHFATCACLSDKTKYPSFLRTIPSDYYQSRALAQLVKHFGWTWVGAIRTNDDYGNNGMAIFSETAQQLGICLEYSSTVSVFRTDPPDKIQKVIDIIKASTSQVIVAFLHHLDMDVLIHELTHHNLTGYQWVGSESWIFDSQIAKLDRNHILDGAIGLSIPRAHVSGMREFMLDVKPLNSSSADIFTEFWETLFGCKFKQPSLSGSHRECTGHEVLTGAVNSFTDMSLMPIFNNVYKGVYAVAHALHRVLGCNQTCDDKLQPDPFTILQHIKKTHFNTKDGDEVYFNEDGDPAAKYEIINWQPTRHRAVDFVTAGLYDASLPADKQLNLQSTSLVFAQNSTLVPVSVCSESCPPGTRKVLLKGKPVCCFDCIRCAEGEISNSTDSVSCVRCHPDFWSNERRDTCVKKDIEFLSYEEIMGALLTAASLSGTCATLLVLLVFFRHRKSPIVRANNSELSFLLLFSLTLCFLCSLSFIGRPSKWSCMLRHTAFGITFVLCISCILGKTMVVLMAFRATLPGSDVMKWFGPAQQRLSVLAFTLVQVVICVIWLTRSPPFPFKNIQELKGKIILECALGSAVGFWAVLGYIGVLAVLCFVLAFLARKLPDNFNEAKFITFSMLIFCAVWITFIPAYVSSPGKLSVAVEIFAILASTFGLLCCIFIPKCYIILMKPEKNTRKNMMGKTTPNSL; this comes from the exons ATGACGTCCACACAGAGGTGGCCAGAACAAGGGTGGGCACTTTTACAGCTGCTGTTGGTGGCGTCTTTCTCTGTGGCTGAGGAGCTGCTGTGCCGACAGAGAGGAGATCCCGAGAACCCTCAGCTGTTGAAGGATGGCGACATCATGCTGGGGGGACTCTTCTCTTTCCACAGCAGCTGGAAGAACAGGCGGGAAGACTTCACACACAAGCCGTCACCACTGGAATGTACCAG TTTGAATTTCAGGGGCTTCCAGTTTGCTCAGGCGATGCGCTTCGCCATCGAGGAGATTAATAACTCCACAGACTTACTGCCTGCCATCTCCCTGGGCTACAAGTTTTTTGACACCTGCAGCTCCGTTGCAAGAGGTGTGAGAGCTGCACTGGCACTGGCAAACGCTGATGAAGTCACATCTGCGCCCTCCAAAACACCGTGCGCGAGACCTGCACAGGTGCTCGCCATCATGGGAGAAACCTCCTCTTCACTCAGTATGCCCATAGCTACTGTCATCGGGCCATTTCATATACCAATG atcagCCACTTTGCCACCTGTGCTTGTCTCAGTGACAAAACCAAGTACCCGTCCTTCCTCAGAACGATACCCAGCGACTACTACCAGAGCAGGGCTTTGGCCCAGCTGGTCAagcactttggttggacttgggtgGGAGCGATCAGAACCAACGACGATTATGGTAATAACGGAATGGCTATATTCTCAGAGACGGCGCAGCAGCTGGGCATCTGTCTGGAGTACTCT agtactgtgtctgtgtttagaACGGACCCACCAGACAAAATACAGAAGGTAATTGACATCATTAAAGCGTCCACCTCTCAGGTCATTGTCGCTTTCCTCCACCACCTGGACATGGATGTGCTCATACATGAGTTGACCCACCATAACTTGACTGGGTATCAGTGGGTCGGCAGCGAGAGCTGGATCTTTGACTCGCAAATTGCAAAACTAGACAGAAATCACATTCTGGATGGGGCCATAGGCCTGTCCATCCCAAGAGCACACGTCAGTGGCATGAGAGAGTTCATGCTGGACGTGAAGCCGCTCAACTCATCGAGCGCTGACATTTTCACCGAGTTCTGGGAGACGTTGTTCGGCTGCAAGTTCAAGCAGCCGTCGTTGTCGGGGAGTCACAGAGAATGTACCGGACATGAAGTTCTGACGGGAGCCGTGAACAGCTTCACTGACATGTCTCTCATGCCTATATTTAACAACGTCTACAAAGGCGTGTACGCTGTGGCGCATGCTCTTCACCGCGTCCTCGGCTGCAACCAAACATGTGACGACAAGCTGCAGCCGGATCCCTTCACC ATTTTACAGCACATTAAAAAGACTCACTTCAACACAAAGGACGGAGACGAGGTTTACTTTAACGAGGACGGAGACCCGGCGGCAAAGTATGAAATTATCAACTGGCAGCCGACACGGCACCGTGCCGTGGACTTTGTCACTGCTGGTCTGTACGACGCGTCTTTGCCCGCAGACAAACAGCTCAATCTACAGAGTACATCTCTGGTTTTTGCGCAGAACTCGACGCTG GTGCCTGTGTCAGTCTGCAGCGAGTCGTGTCCCCCAGGAACTCGCAAGGTTCTCCTCAAAGGAAAACCTGTGTGCTGCTTTGACTGTATAAGATGTGCAGAGGGAGAAATAAGCAACAGCACAG ATTCCGTCAGCTGTGTGCGCTGTCATCCTGACTTCTGGTCAAACGAGAGACGGGACACGTGTGTGAAGAAGGACATAGAGTTCCTGTCATACGAGGAAATAATGGGCGCACTTCTCACCGCCGCGTCCCTCTCTGGGACGTGTGCGACCTTGCTCGTGTTGCTCGTTTTCTTCCGACACAGGAAGTCTCCCATCGTCAGGGCCAACAACTCCGAGCTGagcttcctgctgctcttctcgCTGACCCTGTGCTTCCTGTGCTCCCTCAGCTTCATCGGCCGGCCGTCAAAGTGGTCGTGCATGCTGCGACACACGGCGTTCGGCATCACGTTTGTCCTGTGCATCTCGTGTATCCTGGGGAAGACCATGGTGGTCTTGATGGCCTTCAGGGCCACGCTCCCGGGGAGCGACGTGATGAAATGGTTCGGGCCCGCGCAGCAGAGACTCAGCGTTCTGGCCTTCACTCTCGTACAAGTTGTCATATGTGTCATCTGGTTAACACGTTCTCCGCCTTTTCCGTTCAAGAACATTCAAGAACTGAAGGGTAAGATCATCCTGGAGTGTGCTCTGGGCTCAGCTGTAGGTTTCTGGGCTGTACTTGGATATATAGGAGTTCTAGCCGTGCTGTGTTTCGTTCTTGCCTTTCTGGCACGGAAACTGCCCGATAACTTTAACGAAGCTAAgttcatcactttcagcatgttgatatTCTGTGCCGTGTGGATCACCTTCATCCCGGCCTACGTCAGCTCTCCGGGAAAGTTGAGCGTCGCAGTAGAAATATTTGCGATTCTAGCTTCAACTTTTGGacttttgtgttgcattttcatCCCCAAATGTTACATCATCTTAATGAAGCCAGAGAAGAACACCAGGAAGAATATGATGGGGAAGACGACACCAAACTCACTCTGA